A single Thermoanaerobacterium sp. RBIITD DNA region contains:
- the steA gene encoding putative cytokinetic ring protein SteA: MQITGIIKIDKKTKNLAKRINPGEIAVIDHVDIDEIGAESLIEKKILAVINASKSISGKYPNLGPAIIDKAGIPIIDEVGEGIFDLLRENDRITIIDNEIYKDGKLIAKGKLLTHDVINYKMEESKENLETELDKFIENTLEYAKREKSFILGNVEIPDVKTKFKDRHALVVVRGKDYKEDLYTIKQYISDVKPILIGVDGGADALIEVGLNPDIIVGDMDSVSDKALKQAREIVVHAYPDGRAPGLDRVKVLGLDAHIFKAPGTSEDIAMLLAFEKGADLIVAVGTHSSMIDFLEKGRKGMSSTFLVRLKIGSKLIDAKGVNKLYRESFKISYVLSIIFAAMIPLGVLAYFSPPMQQLLKLLQLRIRLLIGF; the protein is encoded by the coding sequence ATGCAAATTACAGGTATAATTAAAATTGATAAAAAAACTAAAAATCTTGCAAAGCGTATAAACCCTGGTGAAATAGCCGTTATAGACCATGTGGATATAGATGAAATAGGGGCTGAATCCCTCATCGAAAAAAAAATCTTAGCTGTTATTAATGCTAGTAAATCAATAAGTGGAAAATATCCGAATTTAGGTCCGGCTATAATAGACAAGGCAGGTATACCTATTATTGATGAAGTTGGGGAAGGTATATTTGATTTATTGAGGGAAAACGACAGAATAACTATAATAGATAATGAAATATATAAAGATGGAAAGTTGATAGCAAAGGGAAAATTATTAACACATGATGTTATAAATTATAAGATGGAGGAAAGCAAAGAAAATCTTGAAACCGAACTTGATAAATTCATAGAAAATACACTTGAGTATGCAAAACGTGAGAAATCTTTCATACTCGGTAATGTTGAAATACCTGATGTAAAAACAAAATTCAAAGATAGGCATGCACTTGTTGTAGTTAGAGGGAAAGACTATAAAGAGGATTTATACACAATAAAACAATATATTAGTGATGTAAAACCAATACTTATAGGTGTAGATGGCGGTGCTGATGCATTAATTGAGGTTGGTTTGAATCCTGATATTATTGTCGGTGACATGGACAGTGTTAGCGATAAAGCACTAAAACAAGCACGAGAAATTGTTGTCCATGCTTATCCTGATGGAAGAGCACCAGGTCTAGATAGAGTTAAAGTTCTCGGACTTGATGCGCATATATTTAAAGCACCTGGAACTAGTGAAGATATCGCAATGCTTCTTGCATTTGAGAAAGGAGCAGATTTAATAGTGGCTGTTGGTACACACTCTAGCATGATCGACTTTCTTGAAAAAGGACGTAAGGGAATGTCAAGTACTTTTCTCGTTAGACTTAAAATCGGCTCAAAATTAATCGATGCAAAAGGTGTAAATAAGTTATATAGAGAGAGCTTTAAAATTTCATATGTCTTAAGTATAATATTTGCAGCGATGATACCACTTGGTGTATTAGCTTATTTTTCACCACCTATGCAGCAATTATTAAAATTGTTGCAATTAAGAATAAGGCTTTTAATTGGATTTTAG
- a CDS encoding DUF3866 family protein, whose amino-acid sequence MIIINKGIVKNIISKRDGICFIEVDVDGVMTKAVNYNYITGDIESGDMVYLNQTARKLNLGTGGYDFVILNTKYDSFNLLDKGHIMKLRYTPMQINVMTVEEQDSPYHDVFNNFKTLNGMPVIVGELHSMVAPFSIVLKKLRPSIKLAYIMTDSACIPMQFSNAVNFLKKEKFIDSTITMGHAFGGDYETVNIYTSLICAREISKCDAAIIAMGPGIVGTGTKYGFSGVDQAQIIDAINKLGGNPILIPRISFNDKRERHLGISHHTITVLELLNSNCNIVFPKMEDDKYSIIEKQIYNNSVFERYNKFFIDASITKEILSGYRDINLTTMGRNIYDEPEFFNTCGAAAIYCNSLFCIN is encoded by the coding sequence ATGATAATAATAAATAAGGGAATTGTGAAAAACATTATTTCTAAACGTGACGGTATATGTTTTATCGAGGTTGATGTTGATGGTGTTATGACAAAGGCTGTAAATTATAATTACATTACAGGTGATATAGAATCTGGCGATATGGTATATCTAAATCAAACCGCGAGGAAACTAAATCTAGGTACAGGTGGATATGATTTCGTTATTTTAAATACGAAGTATGACAGTTTTAATTTACTTGATAAGGGCCATATAATGAAATTAAGATATACTCCTATGCAAATTAATGTTATGACTGTAGAAGAACAAGATAGTCCTTACCATGATGTTTTTAATAATTTTAAAACTTTAAATGGTATGCCTGTAATAGTAGGTGAGCTTCATAGCATGGTAGCACCTTTTTCAATCGTATTAAAAAAACTAAGACCATCAATAAAATTAGCATACATAATGACAGATTCCGCTTGTATACCAATGCAGTTCAGCAACGCCGTAAACTTTTTAAAAAAGGAGAAATTTATAGATAGTACAATTACTATGGGTCATGCTTTTGGTGGTGATTATGAAACAGTTAATATATATACATCACTCATATGTGCAAGGGAAATTTCAAAATGTGATGCAGCTATAATAGCAATGGGCCCGGGGATAGTTGGGACGGGAACAAAATATGGTTTTTCCGGTGTTGACCAAGCGCAAATAATAGATGCAATTAATAAATTAGGAGGAAATCCTATCTTAATACCCAGAATAAGCTTTAATGACAAAAGAGAAAGGCATCTAGGTATAAGCCATCATACAATTACAGTTTTAGAATTATTAAATAGTAATTGCAATATAGTATTTCCTAAAATGGAGGATGATAAGTATTCAATCATTGAAAAACAGATTTACAATAATTCTGTTTTTGAAAGATATAATAAGTTTTTTATTGATGCATCAATAACAAAAGAAATACTCTCAGGTTATAGAGATATTAATTTAACAACAATGGGAAGAAATATTTATGATGAACCAGAATTTTTCAATACTTGTGGTGCGGCTGCTATTTACTGTAACAGTTTATTTTGTATAAATTAA
- the spoIIM gene encoding stage II sporulation protein M, whose translation MKILKDKISKHIRDNSILYIIIIMSFMIGIASGAFTINTINDIQKENMMKYINNFYDIFGHTNLNPIQVFKQSVLNSFETTFILWLLGATIIGIPFIFFVIGVRGFLLGFSIGFLISELRFKGIIFTIAAILPQNMLILISIFFIAVTCINFSLYILKNRRFSVSDLFSQFITYTLIIYTAFAVMILGGVIESYITPSILYFLKDIIK comes from the coding sequence TTGAAAATTTTAAAAGATAAGATTTCAAAACATATAAGAGATAATTCAATATTATATATTATAATTATAATGTCTTTTATGATAGGCATAGCATCCGGAGCTTTTACTATAAATACCATTAACGACATACAGAAAGAAAATATGATGAAATATATAAATAATTTTTATGACATTTTTGGACATACAAACTTAAATCCGATTCAAGTTTTTAAGCAATCAGTTTTAAACAGTTTTGAAACTACTTTTATTTTATGGTTGCTTGGAGCAACAATTATTGGAATACCTTTTATATTTTTTGTCATAGGTGTAAGAGGGTTTTTGCTTGGATTTTCAATTGGATTTTTAATCAGTGAATTAAGATTCAAGGGTATTATTTTTACAATTGCTGCAATCTTGCCACAAAATATGTTGATTTTAATTTCAATATTTTTTATAGCTGTAACATGTATTAATTTTTCATTGTATATATTGAAAAATCGCAGATTTAGTGTAAGTGACCTTTTTTCACAATTTATCACATATACTCTTATTATTTATACTGCTTTTGCAGTTATGATACTCGGAGGAGTAATTGAATCATATATAACACCAAGTATATTGTATTTTTTAAAAGATATAATTAAATAA
- the spoIIAA gene encoding anti-sigma F factor antagonist, producing the protein MSIDFKKQNDTLIVKVKGELDHHTSDMFKESINNEYQKGYKNIILDFKHLNFMDSSGIGMILGRYKMAKENNGTLAIVGANSQLLKVIELSGILRVINCYDKIDDAINNL; encoded by the coding sequence ATGAGCATAGATTTTAAAAAACAAAATGACACTTTAATAGTTAAGGTTAAAGGAGAACTTGACCATCATACTTCAGATATGTTTAAGGAGTCCATTAATAATGAATATCAGAAAGGATATAAAAATATTATTTTGGATTTTAAACACCTAAATTTTATGGATAGTTCTGGTATAGGCATGATACTTGGCAGGTACAAAATGGCTAAAGAAAATAATGGTACGCTTGCAATTGTAGGGGCAAATTCACAATTGTTAAAAGTCATAGAGTTATCTGGCATTTTAAGAGTTATAAATTGTTATGATAAAATTGATGACGCAATAAATAACTTATAA
- the spoIIAB gene encoding anti-sigma F factor codes for MDFSNKMELKFLSKSQNESFARTVVAAFAAQLDPTIEEIADIKTAVSEAVTNCIIHGYENKIDYITLKADIEGNKLSIEVIDNGVGIEDVNKAMEPLFTTKPDEDRSGMGFTVMQTFMDELKVESTPGKGTTVKMVKYINSHK; via the coding sequence ATGGATTTCTCTAATAAAATGGAATTAAAATTTTTAAGCAAATCACAAAATGAATCCTTCGCAAGAACAGTAGTTGCGGCTTTCGCGGCACAGCTAGATCCTACAATTGAAGAAATTGCTGATATTAAAACTGCTGTATCAGAAGCTGTGACAAATTGTATAATACACGGATATGAGAATAAAATAGATTATATTACTTTAAAAGCAGATATCGAAGGCAATAAATTATCAATAGAAGTTATAGATAATGGAGTTGGTATAGAAGATGTAAACAAAGCAATGGAACCTTTATTTACAACTAAGCCTGATGAAGACAGATCTGGTATGGGATTTACTGTTATGCAAACTTTTATGGATGAGCTTAAAGTTGAATCAACTCCTGGTAAGGGTACAACCGTTAAAATGGTTAAATATATTAATTCCCACAAATGA
- a CDS encoding NUDIX hydrolase — MNLTEVTKNSDKIFNGKIINLRIDNVVLPDGKTAKREIVEHPGGVSILAVNKNGKILMVKQYRKPAEKIMLEIPAGKLDPGESPEVCAKRELMEETGYIANNLKHIFSFYPSPGFSTEILHLYLALEIEKGEPHRDDDEFLEVYEYGLDEIKNMVMNGEIEDAKSLIAILYYINMK; from the coding sequence ATGAATTTAACCGAGGTAACAAAGAACTCTGATAAAATTTTTAATGGGAAAATTATTAATTTGAGAATTGATAATGTAGTACTGCCAGATGGAAAAACTGCGAAAAGAGAAATTGTCGAACATCCTGGTGGGGTTTCGATCTTAGCAGTAAATAAAAATGGGAAAATACTCATGGTAAAACAATACAGAAAGCCTGCAGAAAAAATAATGTTAGAGATACCGGCAGGAAAACTTGATCCTGGTGAATCGCCTGAAGTATGTGCTAAAAGAGAATTGATGGAAGAGACAGGATATATAGCAAATAATTTAAAACATATATTTTCATTCTATCCTTCACCTGGTTTTTCTACCGAAATCTTGCATTTATATCTCGCGTTAGAAATAGAAAAAGGCGAACCCCATAGAGATGATGACGAATTTCTTGAAGTATATGAATATGGATTAGATGAAATAAAAAATATGGTAATGAATGGCGAAATAGAAGATGCCAAGTCATTAATCGCTATTTTATATTACATCAATATGAAATGA
- a CDS encoding copper transporter: protein MNVNIRYYVLTIAAIFMALGIGIFIGFMLDGQKAFSEQQDTIINQLEQKFKDIQTENSNLKDNVQSLNKQLDYMNQYNKIIFPELVKNRLTGVKVAIMETNNDFIYPGMRNALIKAGATINSITIFKDSLNNLSDSDKKDLIDFLSKYGKVDENHIIEFLSQKLSNAIITGQDSDLINFLKDKGYIDFSGTIGGTDFVVLAGGSNNKNNNVNIIDIPIIKQVKNLNIPIVGVEQSDVKYTYMEAYKKQRLSTIDNIDSVIGQTSLIMVMQGKEGNYGIKPGDTSIMPDSFIEVTQQNQNSMGQTR, encoded by the coding sequence ATGAATGTTAATATAAGATATTATGTTTTAACAATTGCAGCAATTTTTATGGCCCTTGGTATAGGCATATTTATAGGGTTTATGTTAGATGGTCAAAAAGCTTTCTCAGAGCAGCAGGATACTATAATAAATCAATTAGAGCAAAAATTTAAAGATATACAAACGGAAAACTCGAATTTAAAGGATAATGTTCAGAGCTTAAATAAACAGCTTGATTATATGAATCAATACAATAAAATAATTTTTCCGGAGTTAGTTAAAAATAGATTGACAGGAGTTAAAGTCGCAATTATGGAAACAAATAATGATTTTATATATCCTGGTATGAGAAATGCTCTAATAAAAGCGGGGGCGACAATAAATTCTATAACAATATTTAAGGATAGTTTAAATAACTTAAGCGATTCTGATAAAAAAGATTTGATAGATTTTTTATCAAAATATGGTAAGGTTGATGAAAACCACATAATTGAATTTTTATCACAGAAACTTTCAAACGCTATAATAACAGGACAGGATAGTGATTTAATTAATTTTCTTAAGGATAAAGGCTATATAGATTTTAGTGGTACTATAGGTGGTACAGATTTTGTTGTATTAGCAGGTGGAAGCAATAATAAAAATAATAATGTTAATATTATTGACATACCAATCATAAAACAAGTAAAAAATTTAAATATACCTATTGTAGGCGTAGAGCAGAGCGATGTAAAATACACTTATATGGAGGCCTATAAAAAGCAGCGTTTATCAACCATTGATAATATAGATTCTGTAATCGGCCAAACGTCACTAATTATGGTTATGCAAGGGAAAGAAGGAAATTATGGGATAAAACCTGGTGATACGTCAATAATGCCGGATTCTTTTATTGAAGTAACTCAACAGAATCAAAATAGTATGGGACAAACGAGGTGA
- a CDS encoding D-alanyl-D-alanine carboxypeptidase family protein, with product MLKRIIPIILIFTLLITLLTENYGYADNFDLKSKSAILIDASTGKVLYEKDSHKELPPASVTKVMTMLLVMEALDSGKIKPNDKVVTSEHAFDMGGTQIYLEVGEEMTVDDLLKSVAMNSANDSSVALAEYISGSEEKFVEEMNKRAKELGAKNTSFKNASGLPEEGHYTTVYDTALISRELVKHKGIFKYLEDKIDSVRGGKFSLANTNKLLWRYQGADGIKTGSTSEALFCLSATAKRGDSRFIAVVFGAPDSNTRFKEASKLLDYGFANYETKKVAELEKTYGTVKVLKGNQNCINAVSKDDEYILLKKGESKNIKQRIELNKYVEAPIKKGMKLGTIKIYDGNNLIKTIDLFSTKDIKKSNIINNFSKIYKTWLSK from the coding sequence ATGCTAAAAAGAATAATACCAATTATTTTAATATTTACATTATTAATCACATTGCTTACTGAAAATTATGGTTATGCAGACAATTTTGACCTTAAGTCGAAGTCAGCTATTCTTATAGATGCGAGTACCGGAAAAGTATTGTATGAAAAAGATAGTCATAAAGAATTACCTCCAGCAAGCGTTACAAAGGTAATGACAATGCTTCTTGTAATGGAAGCTTTGGATTCGGGAAAAATAAAGCCAAATGATAAAGTAGTTACAAGCGAGCACGCTTTTGATATGGGTGGAACACAGATATATTTGGAAGTCGGAGAGGAAATGACAGTAGATGATCTATTAAAATCTGTTGCAATGAATTCTGCTAATGATTCATCTGTTGCATTAGCAGAGTATATTTCAGGTAGCGAAGAAAAATTTGTAGAAGAAATGAATAAAAGAGCTAAAGAACTTGGTGCTAAAAATACGAGCTTTAAAAATGCTTCTGGTTTACCAGAAGAAGGCCACTATACAACTGTATATGATACAGCTTTAATTTCAAGAGAACTTGTTAAACATAAAGGAATATTTAAATATTTGGAAGATAAAATTGACTCCGTTAGAGGTGGAAAATTCAGCTTAGCAAATACAAATAAGCTCTTATGGAGATATCAAGGCGCAGACGGTATAAAGACCGGATCAACATCTGAAGCATTATTTTGTCTATCGGCGACAGCTAAAAGGGGTGATTCTAGATTTATAGCAGTTGTATTTGGAGCACCTGATTCAAATACACGTTTTAAAGAAGCTTCTAAGCTTCTTGACTATGGATTTGCGAACTATGAAACAAAAAAAGTAGCTGAACTGGAAAAGACCTATGGGACAGTAAAAGTGTTAAAGGGAAATCAAAATTGTATAAATGCTGTATCAAAGGATGATGAATATATTTTACTGAAAAAAGGCGAAAGTAAAAATATAAAGCAAAGAATAGAATTAAATAAATACGTTGAAGCACCGATTAAAAAAGGTATGAAGCTTGGCACAATAAAAATATATGATGGTAATAATTTGATAAAAACAATTGATTTATTTTCAACAAAAGATATTAAAAAATCGAATATAATTAATAATTTTTCTAAGATCTATAAAACATGGCTTTCAAAATAA
- a CDS encoding endonuclease Q family protein, whose product MYFNADLHVHIGRTKSGRPVKITASAQLTPLNILEKCTKKGIDIVGIVDCAVPEILNEFEDMIKSNLLEPLEGGGLLYKNKVVLMLASEIEIGGELKGSPHILCFLKDLKSMRAFSNTISKYIKNINLSSQRCKLNSIEVYKIVNDLGGFVVPAHVFTPFKSYYGSTTNRLSFVFKEYFNDIKAIELGLSSDTDMADEISELGDKIFLSNSDAHSLQKIGREFNIFNIDKPDFENIKASLGTNSKNNIVKNYGLNPSLGKYHRTFCLDCNRVSQDVPPVYKCIFCNSQNIVFGVKDRITEIKDQNTIHPMFRPEYIYQIPLEFIPGIGPKTMEKLLNEVGTEIYVLHEAPYEILKNTIGENLASNIFNARYGKVKLKVGGGGNYGKII is encoded by the coding sequence ATGTATTTTAATGCTGACCTCCATGTGCACATTGGTAGGACTAAAAGCGGTAGACCTGTAAAAATAACAGCGTCAGCACAATTAACACCACTTAATATATTAGAAAAGTGTACAAAAAAAGGCATAGATATTGTTGGTATTGTTGATTGTGCAGTACCCGAAATTTTAAATGAATTTGAAGATATGATAAAATCAAATTTATTGGAGCCATTGGAAGGTGGAGGGTTATTATATAAAAACAAAGTTGTATTAATGCTAGCCAGTGAAATTGAAATTGGTGGAGAATTAAAGGGATCACCGCATATATTATGCTTTTTGAAAGATTTAAAATCAATGAGAGCTTTTTCTAATACTATTTCAAAATATATAAAAAATATAAATTTAAGCAGTCAAAGATGCAAATTAAATAGCATAGAAGTTTATAAAATAGTAAATGACCTAGGAGGATTTGTTGTACCGGCACATGTCTTTACACCATTTAAAAGTTATTACGGAAGCACAACTAATAGATTAAGTTTTGTTTTTAAAGAATACTTTAATGATATAAAGGCTATTGAACTTGGACTAAGTTCTGATACAGATATGGCGGATGAAATTAGTGAATTAGGTGATAAAATTTTTTTGAGTAATTCTGATGCACATTCCCTACAAAAAATCGGAAGAGAATTCAATATATTTAATATTGATAAACCAGATTTTGAAAATATAAAAGCTTCATTGGGCACAAATTCAAAAAATAATATAGTAAAGAATTATGGCCTTAATCCTTCACTTGGCAAATATCATAGGACATTTTGCCTTGATTGTAATAGAGTATCACAAGATGTACCACCTGTATATAAGTGTATATTTTGTAATAGTCAAAATATAGTATTTGGTGTTAAGGATCGCATAACAGAAATAAAAGATCAAAATACAATACATCCCATGTTTAGGCCTGAGTATATCTATCAAATACCATTGGAATTTATTCCTGGTATTGGACCTAAAACGATGGAGAAACTTTTAAATGAAGTTGGTACTGAAATATATGTTTTACATGAAGCACCATATGAAATATTAAAAAATACTATTGGTGAAAATTTAGCATCAAATATTTTCAATGCAAGATATGGTAAAGTAAAATTAAAAGTAGGAGGTGGTGGAAACTACGGGAAAATAATTTAA
- a CDS encoding site-specific tyrosine recombinase — MMINIVQAFIEFLYQEKKLSNNTIDSYKRDIEQFIDYLEKNRLNYDDVKKVTIINYMNLLKQQNRSQATISRHLSSIKSFYQFLFLKRLIDEEPAYTLDAPKIERKKPVTLSVEQVDKLLSFEFEKNEKGIRDRAIIEVLYATGLRVSELISLNIDDVNLNYGYVHCKNIKERVIPIGTHALDALKNYISIRKNIKNKHHLFLNLRGDSLTRQGCWKIIKEYTNIINPGFAITPSILRKSFAQHMLENGADIRSVQEMLGYKAMNSNELITLISKSKIKEVYNKAHPRA; from the coding sequence TTGATGATAAACATTGTACAAGCTTTTATTGAATTTCTCTATCAAGAAAAAAAGTTAAGTAATAATACAATAGATTCATATAAAAGAGATATTGAACAATTTATTGATTATTTAGAAAAAAACAGGCTTAATTATGATGATGTTAAAAAAGTCACTATTATTAATTATATGAATCTTTTAAAGCAACAAAATAGGTCACAAGCAACTATTTCCAGACATCTTTCATCGATCAAGTCTTTTTATCAATTTCTTTTCTTGAAAAGACTTATTGATGAAGAACCAGCATATACCCTTGATGCTCCTAAAATAGAACGAAAAAAACCTGTTACTTTGTCTGTTGAACAGGTTGATAAACTTTTGTCGTTTGAATTTGAAAAAAATGAAAAAGGTATAAGAGACAGAGCTATAATAGAGGTTTTATATGCTACTGGCTTAAGGGTATCTGAACTAATTTCACTAAATATTGATGATGTTAATTTAAACTATGGCTATGTGCATTGCAAAAACATAAAAGAAAGAGTTATACCAATTGGTACACATGCTTTAGATGCACTTAAAAATTATATTTCTATTAGAAAAAACATAAAAAACAAACACCACCTTTTTTTAAATTTAAGAGGTGATTCACTTACAAGGCAAGGCTGCTGGAAAATAATAAAAGAGTATACAAATATTATTAATCCAGGTTTTGCCATTACACCGAGCATATTGAGGAAATCTTTTGCACAGCATATGTTAGAAAATGGTGCTGATATAAGAAGTGTTCAGGAAATGCTTGGATATAAAGCAATGAATTCAAATGAATTGATTACACTTATTTCAAAGTCGAAAATAAAAGAGGTATATAATAAAGCACATCCACGCGCTTAA
- the sigF gene encoding RNA polymerase sporulation sigma factor SigF, which translates to MIDRDYERNEDVNDLIKRSKNNDKLALEKLLKENSGLIWSIVKKFSNRGYEAEDLYQIGCIGFVKAINKFDESYNVKLSTYAVPIILGEIKRFLRDDGLIKVSRSLKELSNKAYYVKEKLEKELNREPSIQEIAMKLNATAEEIAMAFESTTATEYLYDNSQHNDDDSMLLIEKIGTEEDEYEIEDKLALRMILEKLNARERQIIVLRYFKDMTQTEVAKILEISQVQVSRIEKKVLKKLKEKLLEV; encoded by the coding sequence ATGATTGATAGAGACTATGAAAGGAATGAAGACGTCAATGATCTTATTAAAAGGTCCAAAAACAATGATAAATTAGCACTTGAGAAATTATTAAAAGAAAATAGTGGGCTCATATGGAGTATTGTTAAAAAATTTTCCAATCGAGGATATGAAGCGGAAGACCTTTATCAAATTGGTTGTATAGGCTTTGTTAAAGCTATAAACAAATTTGATGAATCATATAATGTTAAGTTATCTACATATGCAGTTCCAATTATTTTAGGTGAAATAAAAAGATTTTTAAGAGATGATGGACTTATAAAGGTTAGTCGTTCTTTGAAAGAATTATCAAACAAAGCATATTATGTAAAAGAAAAGTTAGAAAAAGAGTTAAATAGGGAACCATCTATACAGGAAATTGCAATGAAGCTTAATGCCACCGCAGAGGAAATTGCAATGGCTTTTGAATCGACCACTGCAACAGAATATTTATATGATAATTCGCAACATAATGATGATGATAGTATGCTTTTAATTGAAAAAATAGGAACTGAGGAAGATGAATATGAAATTGAAGATAAACTTGCATTAAGGATGATACTTGAGAAGTTAAATGCACGTGAAAGACAAATAATAGTTCTAAGATATTTTAAAGATATGACACAGACAGAAGTTGCAAAAATTCTTGAAATTTCACAAGTACAAGTATCCAGAATAGAGAAAAAGGTATTAAAAAAGCTAAAAGAAAAACTTTTGGAGGTGTAG
- a CDS encoding glycosyltransferase family 2 protein, whose amino-acid sequence MSVSVLIPAYNEGDRIVDTIKGMENIEVIDEIIVINDGSTDDTAEKAKKTGAKIVNMKNNSGKGSALKEGLKYAKNDIIAFLDADIGLTSREIEKLILPVLNNEADVTVARFPKVNVKSGFGLVKGLAKKGVKSLTGYEFDSTLSGQRVFKKEVLDKIRKFYNGYGIEVGMTIDILNMGYKIKEVDVNMSHSVTLRDLKGFMHRGKQFVDILKVLLNKAFTKGR is encoded by the coding sequence ATGTCTGTTAGTGTTTTAATACCAGCCTACAATGAAGGCGATAGAATTGTAGATACAATAAAAGGAATGGAAAATATTGAAGTAATTGATGAAATTATTGTTATAAATGATGGATCAACTGACGATACAGCGGAAAAAGCAAAAAAAACCGGTGCTAAAATTGTTAATATGAAAAATAATTCAGGTAAGGGTAGTGCCTTAAAAGAAGGACTAAAATATGCAAAAAATGATATAATTGCTTTTCTCGATGCCGATATTGGGTTAACTTCGAGAGAAATTGAAAAATTAATATTACCTGTATTAAATAATGAAGCAGATGTAACGGTAGCAAGATTTCCTAAGGTCAATGTAAAGTCAGGTTTTGGACTTGTAAAGGGCCTTGCAAAAAAAGGTGTAAAATCCCTAACGGGTTATGAATTTGATTCAACATTATCTGGGCAAAGAGTTTTTAAAAAAGAGGTTCTTGACAAAATAAGAAAATTCTATAATGGCTATGGAATTGAAGTTGGAATGACAATTGATATTTTAAATATGGGTTATAAGATAAAAGAAGTTGATGTAAATATGTCACATTCAGTGACTTTGAGGGATTTAAAAGGTTTTATGCATAGGGGTAAACAATTTGTTGATATTTTAAAGGTTCTTTTAAATAAAGCTTTTACAAAGGGCAGGTGA
- a CDS encoding UDP-N-acetylmuramyl pentapeptide phosphotransferase produces the protein MSSSFAFAISFLLMIIIQKFIIQILNKDVCLKSNYKKVPIPVCGGIAFIPTIFSTNLIINLIGYQENKMPLYLLSIILMSYVGLIDDLLGDRTVTGLMGHIKSLLHMRLTTGALKAITGFMASLYISINISKNIYDVFVNTFIIALFTNFLNLLDLRPGRAGKVFLLLSVIFLIIGKGNPLFLVIVLGASIAFLPIDLKAKIMLGDTGSNILGITLGISSVLIFNFNIRLILLILLVLIHIITEKYSLTKIIEGNKVLNCLDMLGRGREKN, from the coding sequence ATGTCATCATCATTTGCTTTTGCAATCTCATTTTTATTAATGATAATAATTCAGAAATTCATAATTCAAATATTAAATAAAGATGTATGTTTGAAATCAAATTATAAAAAAGTGCCAATACCAGTATGCGGGGGCATTGCATTTATCCCTACAATTTTTTCAACTAATTTAATTATAAATCTCATTGGCTACCAAGAAAATAAAATGCCTCTATATTTGCTTTCTATTATTTTAATGTCATATGTAGGCTTAATAGATGATTTGCTTGGTGATAGAACCGTTACTGGTCTTATGGGCCATATTAAATCATTGTTGCATATGAGACTTACTACCGGTGCTTTAAAAGCCATAACAGGATTTATGGCGTCATTGTACATAAGCATAAATATAAGCAAGAATATATACGATGTATTTGTAAATACATTTATAATAGCTTTATTTACAAATTTTTTAAATTTACTTGATTTAAGACCGGGTAGGGCAGGTAAAGTATTTTTATTATTATCCGTTATCTTCTTAATAATAGGTAAAGGCAACCCATTATTTTTAGTTATAGTTTTAGGCGCATCAATTGCATTTTTGCCAATTGATTTAAAAGCAAAAATTATGTTAGGCGATACGGGTTCTAATATCCTTGGTATTACGCTCGGAATTTCAAGTGTTTTGATATTTAATTTTAATATAAGATTAATTTTGCTTATATTATTAGTATTGATACATATTATAACGGAAAAGTATTCTCTAACAAAGATAATAGAAGGAAATAAGGTTCTAAATTGTTTGGATATGTTAGGTAGAGGACGTGAAAAGAATTAA